A genome region from Arthrobacter agilis includes the following:
- the hisS gene encoding histidine--tRNA ligase: MARKASLSGFPEWLPEERLIELHVLEVLQRTFELHGFSSIETRAVETVEHLLRKGEIDKEVYAVSRLQADEASASESGLALHYDLTVPFARYVVENAGHLAFPFRRFQIQKCWRGERPQEGRAREFTQADIDVVGDGVLPFRYDVELALAVVEALCALPIPEFTLRVNNRKLAEGFYRAIGLEDSAAVLRSIDKLEKVGPEKVGALLRDEVGADDDQVRLALDLAGIRTADTSFVDRVRALGVTNDLLEEGLEELRQVVGEASRRAPGRVVADLSIARGLDYYTGTVYETVLNGHESLGSICSGGRYDSLARKGNRTFPGVGLSIGVTRIVSRILSQGFATVSRSVPTAVLVTLANDDAWSQAQDVAAALRRRGISAEVAASAEKFGKQIKFADRRGIPFVWFTSPDGAHEVKDIRSGEQAPADPATWAPPADDLRPVVAPA; the protein is encoded by the coding sequence ATGGCCCGCAAGGCATCACTGTCCGGCTTTCCCGAATGGCTTCCGGAGGAGCGCCTGATCGAGCTCCACGTCCTCGAGGTGCTGCAGCGGACGTTCGAGCTGCACGGCTTCTCCAGTATCGAGACGCGCGCCGTCGAGACGGTGGAGCATCTCCTCCGCAAGGGAGAGATCGACAAGGAGGTGTATGCGGTCTCCCGCCTGCAGGCCGACGAGGCGTCCGCCTCCGAGAGCGGGCTGGCCCTCCACTACGACCTGACCGTCCCCTTCGCGCGCTATGTCGTGGAGAACGCGGGCCACCTCGCCTTCCCCTTCCGCCGGTTCCAGATCCAGAAATGCTGGCGCGGCGAACGGCCCCAGGAGGGTCGCGCCCGAGAGTTCACGCAGGCGGACATCGACGTCGTGGGCGACGGCGTGCTCCCGTTCCGGTACGACGTGGAACTCGCCCTCGCCGTCGTGGAGGCTCTCTGTGCCCTGCCGATCCCTGAGTTCACCCTGCGCGTCAACAACCGCAAGCTCGCAGAAGGCTTCTACCGGGCCATCGGGCTCGAGGACAGCGCCGCCGTGCTGCGCAGCATCGACAAGCTCGAGAAGGTCGGCCCCGAGAAGGTGGGCGCGCTGCTCCGCGACGAGGTCGGCGCGGACGACGACCAGGTGCGCCTCGCCCTCGACCTCGCCGGCATCCGCACCGCCGACACGTCCTTCGTGGACCGGGTGCGTGCCCTGGGGGTCACCAACGACCTCCTGGAGGAGGGGCTGGAGGAACTGCGGCAGGTCGTCGGGGAGGCCTCACGCCGCGCGCCGGGCCGCGTGGTCGCGGACCTCAGTATCGCGCGGGGCCTCGACTACTACACGGGAACCGTCTACGAGACGGTCCTGAACGGGCACGAGTCGCTCGGCTCCATCTGCTCCGGCGGACGCTACGACTCCCTGGCCCGCAAGGGCAACCGCACCTTCCCCGGCGTCGGGCTGTCCATCGGCGTCACCCGGATCGTCTCGCGCATCCTCAGCCAGGGCTTCGCCACCGTGTCCCGGTCCGTGCCCACGGCGGTGCTCGTGACCCTGGCCAACGACGACGCGTGGTCGCAGGCGCAGGACGTCGCCGCTGCGCTGCGCCGTCGCGGCATCTCCGCGGAGGTCGCGGCGAGCGCGGAGAAGTTCGGCAAGCAGATCAAGTTCGCCGATCGCCGCGGCATCCCGTTCGTGTGGTTCACGTCGCCGGACGGCGCGCACGAGGTCAAGGACATCCGGTCCGGCGAGCAGGCACCGGCGGATCCGGCCACCTGGGCGCCGCCCGCGGACGACCTCCGGCCCGTGGTCGCGCCGGCCTGA
- a CDS encoding RelA/SpoT family protein, with protein sequence MEELDMAEAVNPGEDQGTPVPGVPGPIATDAPRPAPARGLVQPASPTSAPSATSADQVAPGRRGRTRARIARLTGRGSSGYSPVLEPLLRTVRANNPREDLDLIQRAYLVAERSHEGQTRKSGDPYITHPVAVATILAELGMTGTTLAAALLHDTVEDTSYTLEELKRDFGPEVAMLVDGVTKLDKVSFGDAAQAETVRKMVVAMAKDIRVLVIKLADRLHNARTWRFVSPASSAKKARETLEIFAPLAHRLGMNTIKWELEDLSFAALHPKVYEEIVRMVGDRTPEREKHLSLVRNQIEEDLRAVRIKATITGRPKHYYSIYQKMIVRGKDFDDIHDLMGVRVLVDSVRDCYATLGSLHSRWNPLPGRFKDYIAMPKFNMYQSLHTTVIGPGGKPVEVQIRTHDMHRRAEYGVAAHWKYKNGGKQPEAADNDDMGWLRSLVDWQQETSDPDEFLDSLRFEINAREVFVFTPKGEVMALPAGSTPVDFAYAVHTEVGHRTIGARVNGKLVPLNSELNHGDWVEIFTSKAEGAGPSQDWQGFVKSPRARNKIRQWFTKERREEAIDKGKELLTRAMRKQNLPLQRMMTHSALLTVAQELRHQDISALYAAVGDGHTSAQNVIEHLVALMGGHEDAEDKIAETAVATQPRRPKFSDSGVTVRGVGDVWVKLARCCTPVPPDPIIGFVTRGSGVSVHRNDCRNVQELRDQPDRIVPVEWAPTQSSVFLVEIQVEALDRKSLLSDVTSVLAENHVNILAANVNTSSDRVAMSRFAFEMGDPKYLSHILSAVRRIDGVFDVYRTTGSQRRP encoded by the coding sequence GGGCGTCGTGGACGCACGCGGGCTCGGATCGCCCGCCTCACCGGTCGCGGCTCCTCGGGCTACTCGCCCGTCCTCGAGCCCCTGCTGCGTACCGTCCGGGCCAACAACCCGCGGGAGGACCTCGACCTGATCCAGCGCGCCTACCTCGTGGCCGAACGCAGCCACGAGGGGCAGACGCGCAAGAGCGGCGATCCGTACATCACGCACCCCGTCGCCGTCGCCACCATCCTCGCCGAGTTGGGCATGACCGGCACGACCCTCGCCGCCGCCCTGCTGCACGACACGGTGGAGGACACCTCGTACACGCTCGAGGAGCTCAAGCGCGACTTCGGGCCCGAGGTGGCCATGCTCGTGGACGGCGTCACCAAGCTCGACAAGGTCTCCTTCGGGGACGCGGCCCAGGCGGAGACCGTCCGCAAGATGGTCGTGGCGATGGCGAAGGACATCCGCGTCCTCGTCATCAAGCTCGCGGACCGGCTGCACAACGCCCGCACCTGGCGCTTCGTCTCGCCCGCGTCGTCAGCGAAGAAGGCGCGGGAGACCCTCGAGATCTTCGCGCCCCTCGCCCACCGACTCGGCATGAACACCATCAAGTGGGAGCTCGAGGACCTGTCCTTCGCCGCGCTGCACCCGAAGGTGTATGAGGAGATCGTCCGGATGGTGGGGGACAGGACCCCCGAGCGGGAGAAGCATCTCAGCCTCGTCCGGAACCAGATCGAGGAAGATCTCCGGGCCGTGAGGATCAAGGCGACGATCACCGGCCGTCCCAAGCACTACTACTCGATCTACCAGAAGATGATCGTCCGCGGTAAGGACTTCGACGACATCCACGACCTGATGGGCGTGCGCGTCCTGGTGGACAGCGTGAGGGACTGCTACGCGACCCTCGGCTCGCTGCATTCACGGTGGAACCCCCTGCCCGGGCGGTTCAAGGACTACATCGCGATGCCGAAGTTCAACATGTACCAGTCGCTGCACACCACGGTGATCGGGCCCGGCGGCAAGCCCGTCGAGGTGCAGATCAGGACTCACGACATGCACCGCCGCGCCGAGTACGGCGTCGCCGCGCACTGGAAGTACAAGAACGGCGGCAAGCAGCCCGAAGCGGCGGACAACGACGACATGGGCTGGCTGCGGAGCCTCGTGGACTGGCAGCAGGAGACGTCCGACCCCGACGAGTTCCTCGACTCCCTGCGCTTCGAGATCAATGCGCGCGAGGTGTTCGTCTTCACCCCCAAGGGCGAGGTCATGGCGCTGCCCGCCGGTTCGACGCCGGTCGACTTCGCCTACGCCGTCCACACCGAGGTGGGGCACAGGACCATCGGTGCGAGGGTCAACGGCAAACTCGTCCCGCTCAACAGCGAGCTGAACCACGGCGACTGGGTGGAGATCTTCACCTCGAAGGCCGAGGGGGCCGGTCCGAGCCAGGACTGGCAGGGCTTCGTCAAGAGCCCGCGCGCCCGGAACAAGATCCGGCAGTGGTTCACGAAGGAGCGCCGCGAGGAGGCAATCGACAAGGGCAAGGAGCTGCTGACCCGCGCGATGCGGAAGCAGAACCTCCCGCTGCAGCGGATGATGACGCACAGCGCCCTGCTGACGGTCGCCCAGGAGCTCCGTCACCAGGACATCTCGGCCCTGTACGCGGCGGTCGGGGACGGCCACACGTCGGCGCAGAACGTGATCGAGCACCTCGTGGCGCTCATGGGTGGCCACGAGGACGCCGAGGACAAGATCGCGGAGACGGCCGTCGCCACGCAGCCCCGCCGGCCCAAGTTCTCCGATTCCGGTGTCACCGTCCGAGGCGTGGGCGACGTGTGGGTCAAGCTCGCCCGCTGCTGCACGCCGGTGCCGCCGGATCCGATCATCGGCTTCGTCACGCGCGGCTCCGGTGTCTCCGTGCACCGCAACGACTGCCGCAACGTGCAGGAGCTGCGCGACCAGCCGGACCGGATCGTCCCGGTGGAGTGGGCGCCGACGCAGTCGAGCGTGTTCCTCGTGGAGATCCAGGTCGAGGCCCTCGACCGCAAGAGCCTGCTCTCGGACGTGACCAGTGTGCTCGCGGAGAACCACGTGAACATCCTCGCCGCGAACGTCAACACGTCCTCCGACCGGGTCGCCATGTCGCGCTTCGCGTTCGAGATGGGTGACCCGAAGTACCTGAGCCACATCCTCAGCGCCGTCCGCCGCATCGACGGCGTCTTCGACGTGTACAGGACCACCGGGTCCCAGCGGCGCCCCTGA
- a CDS encoding DUF349 domain-containing protein, translating into MTDSQQSDETTNGQDTRQDAAVSEDAPTSATPAQDPGAESHEAQDATAADAAGTPEAEASAPAEPAAADGAAAEAADAPVESSSDAVADGPEEASDAPADASADAPEEHADAPAAGADAPTDAAVDAPAEHGDATTAPAEHGAAAAAPADAPADPAVPLAAEPAPLSTPSPQMAPPRPPLPTAMAPRPLKKTVQPVAAPPVHSTSLEEAGRFARVEEDGHVFLLVDGAEHPVGQYPDATREEALSYFVRKYDDVVSQVALLEQRVQAKAPSSDMAKTAKHLRAQVGERKMVGDVLALEERIDALLGAIGGLEKAERAAQDALKAKELAAREAIVAEAEELAGRDPSTVQWKASSTRMNELFELWKAAQKAGPRLGRGTEDALWKRFRSARTVFDRHRRAYFSQLDSDNAEAKQAKEALIRRAEQLSGSTDWGQTAAEYRHLMDEWKSSKRASRKDDDALWARFRAAQDRFFEARKAANEAVDEEYAGNLTVKEALLKEAQQILPIRDLAAAKKALQSVRDRWDEAGKVPRADMGRIDAGLRKVEDAVKAADDEHWTKTNPETKARTNSALSQLEATIAQLKDDLADAERAGNAKKIASAREALAAREQWLEMLQKSARDFS; encoded by the coding sequence GTGACAGACAGTCAGCAATCCGACGAAACGACCAACGGCCAGGACACCCGGCAGGACGCTGCGGTGAGCGAGGACGCCCCCACGTCGGCAACCCCTGCCCAGGACCCGGGTGCGGAGTCGCACGAGGCACAGGACGCGACCGCAGCCGATGCCGCAGGTACACCGGAAGCGGAGGCGTCAGCTCCCGCAGAGCCCGCAGCCGCGGACGGAGCCGCTGCGGAAGCAGCGGACGCGCCGGTGGAGTCCTCCTCTGACGCCGTGGCGGATGGTCCGGAGGAAGCCTCCGATGCTCCCGCTGACGCTTCTGCGGACGCACCGGAAGAGCACGCCGATGCTCCCGCTGCAGGCGCCGACGCTCCCACTGACGCGGCCGTCGACGCGCCCGCCGAGCACGGCGATGCTACAACTGCTCCCGCCGAGCACGGCGCCGCTGCAGCTGCTCCCGCCGACGCACCCGCAGACCCTGCCGTGCCGCTCGCCGCCGAACCCGCACCGCTGAGCACACCGTCGCCGCAGATGGCCCCTCCGCGCCCGCCGCTGCCCACCGCGATGGCGCCCCGGCCCCTGAAGAAGACCGTCCAGCCGGTGGCGGCCCCGCCCGTCCACAGCACGTCCCTCGAGGAGGCCGGCCGGTTCGCCCGCGTCGAGGAGGACGGCCACGTCTTCCTCCTCGTCGACGGTGCCGAGCACCCGGTGGGCCAGTACCCCGACGCGACCCGCGAGGAGGCGCTCTCCTACTTCGTGCGCAAGTACGACGACGTCGTGAGCCAGGTCGCGCTCCTGGAGCAGCGCGTCCAGGCCAAGGCGCCGTCGTCGGACATGGCGAAGACCGCGAAGCACCTGCGCGCGCAGGTGGGCGAACGGAAGATGGTCGGCGACGTGCTCGCGCTGGAGGAGCGGATCGACGCCCTCCTCGGGGCCATCGGCGGCCTCGAGAAGGCCGAGCGGGCCGCGCAGGACGCGCTGAAGGCGAAGGAGCTCGCGGCTCGCGAGGCGATCGTCGCCGAAGCCGAGGAACTCGCGGGACGCGACCCCTCCACCGTGCAGTGGAAGGCCAGCAGCACCCGCATGAACGAGCTCTTCGAGCTGTGGAAGGCTGCGCAGAAGGCCGGGCCGAGGCTCGGCCGCGGCACCGAGGACGCCCTCTGGAAGCGCTTCCGGTCGGCACGCACCGTCTTCGATCGCCACCGCCGCGCCTACTTCTCCCAGCTGGACAGCGACAACGCGGAGGCGAAGCAGGCCAAGGAAGCGCTCATCCGGCGCGCCGAGCAGCTCTCGGGATCCACGGACTGGGGGCAGACCGCCGCCGAGTACCGCCACCTCATGGACGAGTGGAAGTCGTCGAAGCGGGCGAGCCGCAAGGACGACGACGCCCTCTGGGCACGCTTCCGCGCCGCCCAGGACCGCTTCTTCGAGGCCCGCAAGGCCGCGAACGAAGCCGTGGACGAGGAGTATGCAGGCAACCTGACGGTCAAGGAGGCCCTCCTGAAGGAGGCCCAGCAGATCCTGCCCATCCGGGATCTCGCCGCCGCGAAGAAGGCGCTGCAGTCGGTACGGGACCGGTGGGACGAAGCGGGCAAGGTCCCGCGGGCGGACATGGGGCGCATCGACGCCGGGCTGAGGAAGGTCGAGGACGCCGTGAAGGCGGCCGACGACGAGCACTGGACGAAGACGAACCCCGAGACGAAGGCCCGCACCAATAGTGCGCTGAGCCAGCTCGAGGCGACCATCGCGCAGCTCAAGGACGACCTCGCCGACGCCGAGCGTGCCGGGAACGCCAAGAAGATCGCCTCCGCCAGGGAGGCACTGGCGGCCCGCGAGCAGTGGCTCGAGATGCTGCAGAAGTCGGCCCGGGACTTCTCCTAG